A single Tachypleus tridentatus isolate NWPU-2018 chromosome 9, ASM421037v1, whole genome shotgun sequence DNA region contains:
- the LOC143227323 gene encoding glutamate--cysteine ligase catalytic subunit-like, translating into MKKRRKEVLAALEDDETYLTVGMFPRLGVPVFTAPVYKLTPHSDRNTSDPFTQKLEAPGGDDQSREEAKPNHVYEDCSVIGQASCTLQTIIQASCLEDSKFMHDQLCVLGQIMMALSASSPVRRCYLTDHDCHGRQWQKVMMTEQEEKSTIPKH; encoded by the exons atgaaaaaaagaaggaaagaaGTGTTAGCAGCTTTAGAAGATGATGAAACTTACTTAACTGTAGGGATGTTTCCGCGGCTTGGTGTTCCGGTATTTACTGCACCGGTTTATAAGCTTACACCACATTCAG ATAGAAACACATCTGACCCTTTCACTCAAAAACTAGAAGCACCTGGAGGTGATGATCAGTCAAGAGAGGAAGCTAAACCAAACCATGTTTATGAGGATTGTTCAGTGATTGGACAAGCCAGTTGTACCTTACAGACTATAATACAAGCCTCTTGTTTGGAAGATTCCAAGTTTATGCACGATCAGCTGTGTGTCTTAGGTCAAATAATGATGGCTTTAAGTGCATCTTCTCCAGTAAGAAGATGTTACCTCACAGACCATGACTGTCATGGCAGGCAATGGCAGAAAGTTATGATGACCGAACAAGAAGAGAAATCAACCATCCCGAAACATTAG